CTGGCGTTGCTTTCCTCGTCGGCACGGAGGATGCTCCCTGTCGCCGGCAGTGGGGCCGCCAGATGGGAGATGCTCGATGACTTCGCGCCTGGTCGCGCTCTGTTTCGACGCGAACGACCCCCATCGCCTCGCGCGCTTCTGGGCTGGTGTGCTGGATCGGGAGATCGCCGACGGCCTGACGCTGCCGCCGGGTGATGCCACCGGGTTCAGTCTCCGGTTCCAGCCGACCCAGGAACAGAAGACCGGCCCGAACCAGATGCACCTCCACCTGACGAGCACCTCCCTCGACGACCAGCGGTCGACGGTGGCTCGGGTGCTCGAGCTCGGCGGCCGTCACCTCGACATCGGCCAGGATCCGGAGGATGGACACGTGGTGCTCGCGGACCCTGAGGGCAACGAGTTCTGCGTGATCGAGCCGGGAAACGAGTTCCTCGCCGGCTGCGGGTTCCTCGGAGAGCTGGCCTGCGACGGTTCGCAGGAGGTCGGGCACTTCTGGAGCGAGGCGCTGGGCTGGCCATTGGTCTGGGACCAGGACCAGGAGACCGCGATCCAGTCTCCTGGCGGCGGTACGAAGATCGCCTGGGGCGGTCCGCCGGTGGCGCCGAAGACCGGGAAGAACCGGCTGCACTTCGACCTCGCTCCGCCGGCCCACGGAGATCAGCAGGCCGAGGTCGACCGCCTCGTCTCGTTGGGGGCGAGACGAATCGACGTCGGCCAGGGCCTTGTCGGCCGGGTGGTGATGGCCGATCCCGATGGCAACGAGTTCTGCATGCTGACCCCTCGATGACACCCACGGCCGAACGCTGCGCACCCTGGCGGCCCCGGCCGGACCTGGGCGGGAACGCCCGCCGCCGGACCGGCTCTGGGTCCTAGGAGAGCTGGCCCATACGGGGCCCTCACGGGAGG
This Knoellia sp. p5-6-4 DNA region includes the following protein-coding sequences:
- a CDS encoding VOC family protein, whose translation is MTSRLVALCFDANDPHRLARFWAGVLDREIADGLTLPPGDATGFSLRFQPTQEQKTGPNQMHLHLTSTSLDDQRSTVARVLELGGRHLDIGQDPEDGHVVLADPEGNEFCVIEPGNEFLAGCGFLGELACDGSQEVGHFWSEALGWPLVWDQDQETAIQSPGGGTKIAWGGPPVAPKTGKNRLHFDLAPPAHGDQQAEVDRLVSLGARRIDVGQGLVGRVVMADPDGNEFCMLTPR